Below is a genomic region from Lutra lutra chromosome 18, mLutLut1.2, whole genome shotgun sequence.
CCATCGTCAACGAGGGTTACGTGAACACCGACAGCGGGCCCGAGCTGCGCTGCGTCTTCAACGGGAACGCGGGCGCCTGCCGCTTCGGAGTCGCCCTCGGCCTTGGGGCTTTCCTAGCCTGCGCCGCCTTCCTGCTGCTCGACTTGCGCTTCCAGCAGATCAGCAGTGTCCGCGACCGCCGCCGCGCTGTGCTGCTGGACCTGGGCTTCTCAGGTGGGCGGGCCGGGCTGGGGGGCGGGCCTATGGGCTCCGCGGGGCGGGGCTAGCCCGCGCTTTCTGAGGGGCGGCCCGGAGGTGGGCGGGGAATGGGCGGCCCTCTGGCTTTGGGGGCGGGGCTTGCCCGCGTGAGCGGGTGCGCGGGCCGGCGGTGGGCGGGGCCTGCGCGCCGGCCTCCCGTGACCCTCACGCCTGCGCGCAGGGCTCTGGTCCTTCCTGTGGTTCGTGGGCTTCTGCTTCCTCACCAACCAGTGGCAGCGCACGCCGCCCGGGCCCGGCACGCTGCAGGCGGGAGACGCGGCGAGGTCCGCCATCGCCTTCAGCTTCTTCTCCATCCTCAGCTGGGTGAGTGCGGCCggcgggggccgggccggggccggggtggggcggggtcGGTGCTGGCTGACCCCGGGCTCCCCCTCAGGTGGCGCTCACTGTGAAGGCCCTGCAGCGGTTCCGCCTGGGCACGGACATGTCGCTCTTTGCCACCGAACAGCTGGGCGCCGGGGCGGGTCAGGCCTACCCTGGCTACCCGGTGGGCAGCGGCGTGGAGGGCACCGAGACCTACCAGAGCCCTCCCTTCACCGAGACCCTGGACACCAGCCCCAAAGGGTACCAGGTGCCTGCCTACTAGTGGCCGGCAGGCCCCCACCGGGGATCGAAGGCTGCCCCCAAGCCAGGGTCCAGGGTTTCCTGGGACCTCCCTCAGGTCCTCCTGGCCTAGCGCCAGGGCCAGAGACGGTGGCCACTGTGGGCCGTCTGTGGCCAAGAGAGGGTAGCCCCCAGGGTGCCtaggctgccccccaccccaagttcaCCCTGTCCCCTTAGTCGCTGAGCGCAGGCCTGAGGTCCTGAGGAGGGGACAGTGCAGCCCTGGACATGTATCCTCCAGTCTCTAGTGGATCAGCCTGCGAAGGGGCCATTCCCCTCACGAGCCAGCTAGCCCGTGGCTCACCTGTCCACTCTGGGGTCAGGGGTCTAGCCACCCTCTGTAGCTATGTGCAGGGGCTGTCCCCGGGAGCATGGGCCTTGCTCCCATCCCATGTCCCTAGGGGTAGTGACAGTCCCTAGTCCTGTGGTGGTGGTTCACCCCATGGGGCTGTGTGCAGTCTGTCTGGAGCCTCCCATCCGTTTGCTCTCACGGGTTCGCTAGAGTAGCCTGGTCCTGTCGATGTTGTGATTGTGGTCAAGTCTTCGGACTTCACCTCGTAGTTCCCCGCAAGCAGCCCCACTGCCTGtggcccctgctcctgcccctatCGCCCTTGGCCCAGGAGTCTGCCCAGATGTGAGCACTTGGGGCTAGGAAGGCACAACATGGCTGTTGTCGCACcagccctctcccaccccttcGGTAAGACCTTGCTCAAGGGAggctcgggacacctgggtgcctggCAGGACAGGTGCCTCACAAGGAGGGAGGCCAAGAGGCTCCGTGTACCCACAGTGCCCCGGACACGGCCCATCTGTGCAAACCCCTTTACCCTCAGCTTCCTGGCCCAGCCCCTCAGCAACCTGCCCTGTACCCCGTTTTAAGGCACAGCCCGAGGTTGGGGTCCCTCTGCGTAGCTGACTACTCATGCATCGCTCAAAGCCGGCTTTTCACATCATGTCACTACAGAACGTTCTCGCAGACGGGCACCTCCCTCTGGAGTCCCGGTTGCGGGACTCCCCTGTACGTTGTAGCATAGACAACCATGTGGGTATTTAAGTGAACATGTTTACAATTTTTGTATAtgtggatctctctctctcttctgagaGAACAGTCCGTGATGGTGTCTCTCCCGGGTCCCGTGTTTCAACCGCAACTTCTTTACAATAAAAGACTGTGAGTGAGTTCATGTGGCGCAGATGCTCGGCTCGCGGAGTCATTTTTACCCGTCCCTGTGGGTGCCTGAGGTTGGGACCGGCCCTCTCGGGGCCCAGAACCCAGGAAGGGGCAGCAGGTGGAGGCCAGGCCGACATCCACATTCTGGGGATTCCTGAGGCTCCCCACGCGCATCCGGCTGGGCTGCCCCTGGGTTGCTCAGAGCTGACCCTCGGAAACACTGGGGAGACGCCCACCTCTGCTCCTTTTTAGAACAGTGGAACTAGGAATTACTACTTGCAGTTGCACATATTCACAGTTCGTTCATTGGTCTGCGGCTGTGAACTTCTTTTGTGCTACTCCTGTGTTCTTCAAGGATAGTTTTCCTGCGACTATAAATGTGAGGTCCTGTTCCTTAGAACTTTGAAGGTCTTTCCTGTGTTATCTTTTAGGATCCCAGACTGTTGACGAGAGCAGTGGTAACAGTAGGATTCGTATTCCTTAGCggattgttttttcccctttggttgaacgtattgggatttttttctaaatcgTGTTGTGTCGAGATGtagctttttaaagaattattcttgttagtgcttttttttttcttaagattttatttatttatttgacagagagtgcaagcaggggaagcagcaggcagagggagaagcaggctccctgttgagcagggagccgatgcaggactcggtcccaggaccctgagatcatgacctgagccaaaggcagatgtataattgactgagccacccaggcgtcccactctttttttttttaagattttatttatttatttgacagagatcacaagtaggcagagaggcaggcagagagagagggaagcaggctccccaccgagcagagagcccgatgcggggctcgatcccaggaccctgagatcatgacctgagccaaaggcagcggcttaacccactgagccacccaggtgccccgtcccactttttttttttttttttaaataacgatttacttttatttaagtaaatCTGTACCCACCGTGGGGactgaactcaggaccctgagatcgagtcacaTGGTCCTCCCACAAAGCCGGCCAGGCACCTAGTGCttgtttagttttctttcctcaCCCCACGACGGAAAAGCAGTCATCGTGTCTACGTGTCGCCGTCTTTTCTGGGGCCGTGTCGGGTGCTCAGGTGGCAGGCTTGCAGAGCCACCTTCCGCGGCCCACCAGCTCAGCCTCTGGAATCTCCCCAGATTGGTCCTGTTTGCTTCCGAACCCATCCACTGGGATCTTCATGTCGGTTACTTGTTCAGGTCTGTGTAGTAAGGTCCCAGCTGAGGGCAGCAGGGCTGAGAACCgcccctggggctggagggctggCTTTGCCACATCAAGGCTGGCGGGGCTGTCTCTGGCAAGTCTCCTGTCTGTGCCCCGGGCTCCCCTTCCCAAAGAGGACGGTCATAGCTGCGGCCACGGGGTGGGGCCACTGAGCTGGGCTTGGCACAGCGACACACCCCCTCAGTGGTGCCGTGGGATGAGGTGGTTCTTGCTTCATGGATAGCGGATTTTCCTCACTGTTAACGAGGTCCCCCATTTTCCAGATTACTCTTCTGTGGGGCTGGTTGTCCTCGGGTCTGCAAAGGGGGCATCAGTGGTGAGGGGCTCCCGGCCTGTCCAGGGAAGACAGGTGGCCTCCACACAGCCCAGGGGAGGGTAACGAGAGTGAAGGCTCGTCTGTGGAGGGGCCCTGAGCCCTGGCCAAGCCCCCACACGCCCCGCCCCGACGTCCCACATCAGGCAGGCAGTGCTGGTGTGGCCAGGTGCCTCTGGCCCCTCGTGGTCGTGGGCGCCCCCTCCCCGACTCCCAGAGACAGGTTTCTTCTCATGTGAAGACATTTCCTGTGCCTGATTTGGCTGTGTTTAGAACTGTCTTCTGCTATTTGCGTGTGTTTCAGGCAGAAAGGGGTGTTTGTCTGGTCCCCTCCCCACATACTGTATGCAAATAATGAAGCACAGATTACTTTCTGGGTGGATGTCACACGCGCCCCCCACTGCTTCTGGAGTGTTCCTGTTCATTGCTAATAGCTCGCTACTCATCTGTGGGTGCAAACCCGGACTGTGTAGGACCCCATGCTCTGGAGGGATGGTTTTACTGGCGACACGAGTGTAGGTCACACATGGCCATGTCTATTCCTGGAAGGCCTGGGCAGTGCCAGATATCCAGGACTGGGCCCTGGGCCCAGACCGGCTGCCATGTCCTGAGAGCAAAGCCCAGCTGCCCAGCTGTGTGCACAGGTGACCCCCCTCCACAGCTGGCCCCTGGCTGGCCACCAGAGCTGGAGCCTCAGACAACTCCGAGTCCCCCTCGCTGCAGGGTGACCTGGGAGGGCAGAGCAGCTCAGAACAACCAGCTATGTGCattattgcaaaataaatttatttgaagatacACGGTCTTATAAAAGGTCAGAGGCAATTTGAGATCCCGGATTCAGCTGTCTCATACAAAGATTCAACTTCGAGGAGCACAATTTCGTGTCTGCTTTTAATCCTGAACGTTCTTGAATCACGAAACAGCCAACTGTTTACACAACACGCTCAACACGTGACTCTGGCACCGGCGGCTCCACAGCTTCTGGCTGGGGGGCCGCGGCGCTGCAGCCCTCGGGCTTGGGGGGCCTGGAGAGCGCCGCTGTTGTCACTAGCTCTGACAGCACGGACAGGTTCCCGCATCCcggcccttccctcccctcacaCCTTCCAAAAGCATGAGAACTCAAACTCGGCCCAGCCCACCATGGAGGGTGAGGTCTTCGCGCTTCCCAGGAGGAAACCAGATGGACTCCTACGTGATGGTGTGCGGACAGGGCAGGCAGGCCTTCCTGGCGAGCCCAGCGGGCTGGCCGGCAGAGGGGCCAGAGCGGGTGGCCTCACCAGGGCCTTACCTGGCTGTGTGGCAGCccgggaggaggaaggaggctcctggGTGTGGTAGCTCCTGCCCACGCTGGCGGGAGCTACGTGAGGATCCTGGCAATGGCTTGCAGGGAGGGGAAGTCGCGGTCCTGGGCGGCGTGCAGTGCCTGGTGGCTGCTGACGTCCCCGTGCGCGAGCACCTGCTGGCAGGTAGGGCACACGCAGCAGTCCAGGCCCGCCGGCCGGGCGCTGCCCTGCCACGCgctcttcttgttcttcttggcCTTGGCGCCAGGAGGCCCCTCCCGGCCCCGGAAGTGCGTGTGTGCGGACAGCAGCTCCTGCTGCTTGGCCGTGTCGGGCAGCAGCACCAGCAGCTCGTTGAAAATCTTCTGGAAGTTCTCCCCGAGCAGGTCGCGGCAGCTCTTGTAGTACTGGGCTGCGGAGATCACGCCCTGCCGCCCAGAGCCAAAGCCGGTCACGCCCAGGCTGGGCTGCGCCCCGCGGTGACCGTGCtggccccccacacccctgcctggCTGACCTGTCTGAACTCCCCCGAGTGGCTCTTGAACTTGCCGAAGCGGGCCTCGTCGCTCTGCAGGAAGTCCCTGATGGACTGGATGAGCTGCAGGTTCCTCTCCCGGAAGTTCTCAGGCACCAGGTAGGCCTGGGGCGCAGCTGTCAGCCTGGGCCTGAGGGTCAGGAAACAGGCAGGAGGTGGCTCCTTAGCCCTTTGGGGTGGCCCAGGCTGAGGACACTCCCCGGCCTCCAGGGGCACAAGGCGGGGCGGCCCACCGCTACTTACGCTTTTGTGGTGGTGAcggtgctggggacacaggctGGGTGGGAGCCAGGCAGGAGGCCTGAGAAGCCAGGGGGTGGCTTGCTGATGGCGGGCACCAggccagggggaggtgggggcggaGTGCCCTTCAGGAGCACCACAGCATTGAAGCCTGTAGGGGAGGCAGACCAAGACCCAGATCGTGACCCGTTTTCCACGTGCTGGGGAGGCTTCCCCTGCTGCCCAACCCACCAAGGTCAGGCTCCATCCGCAAGCCACCCTCTGCCGGACAGCAGGTCCAGGGCCCGAGGATGCCGAGAAGCAGCACACACGCTGAGTTCCTGCACGGCAATCCCGGGCTGCGGAGACTTCCTCCCCCGGCTCCAGAAAGCGCTAGGGTTGCCCCATCTCACAGGGAGGGTAAGCAGCCTGCTCATGGTCAGTGGTGCTACTaggcttccctcccctgcctgctaGCCTATCACCGCCCCTCACGGTGTGCTCCCCTGGGACCCGGGGCTCCAGTCTCACTCTCCCACCCTGGCCCCCTCCCAGATGCCCAGAAGCAGGCCGCAGGCAGACACACatacctgggggagggggcatccTGGGTGGACAGGGGACTCCAAGCGCCGGGAAGTCTTcctggggtgtggggcaggggagaggcccCAGGGGCCGTGGGAGCCCAGGAGGTTCCTTGGGCGCGCTGCGAGCCAGGGCTGGCCCCTCTGTATGTCCGTTGACGATGAGGGCAACGGGCCCCTCGGCTCTCCCAGCGCTCATGGTGGGGGTCTGCTCAGCCCCAGGGAGCCCATCTTTGTCAGGGGGCAGTGGGGGCGGCGAGGCGGCACCCGGCTTCTCCGAGCCCAGCTGCTGCTTCTTGCCGACCTTGGTGAGGGTCCGGGTGGAGGCCGGCGCCGGAAGGGAGGAGGCGGCTACCGCGGCAGGCGCACTCCGCGGCTCCTGGGCAGCGAGGCCGGTGCGGccgtcctccccctcctcctctgaggGCAGCGGCCCGGCCTTCTTGCTGCCCTTGCCCCCCTTCCCAGCCTTCCTGGCAGGCTGGCTGCTCCCGCCGGCAGCCGGGGCCCCCGTGGTGGGATGTGCCACCTTTTTGCTGCCACTGCCATTCCAGGCAGAAATGAGGCTGGTGGGGGCAGTGCTGGGCCTGGAGGCGGAGGACACCAGGGCAGGGAAATCGTCCTCCTGGAAGGTGCTCCTACCCCTGGCAGGGACAGGGTAGGTGAGCCCCAGCCCCACGGGGCCTGGGGCCGCCactgcagaggaggaggaggaggacgtgGAGGCGCAGAGGCTGGGGAAGTCTTCATCCTTGAGCTTCGAAGTGGGAGGCGGGAGGGTGctgagcccagggaggggagTGGCGTCAGTGGCCTGTGCGCCcgagcccaccccacccccacccggacCCAGCAGTGCACGAGTGTACCTTGGAAGGACAGCCCCTGGGGCTGGGCCGGTTGCTGGGGTGCCCTCTGGGCTCACAGGACCGTTCGGCGAGGCCTCCTTGAGGCCTATGAGGCAACGAAAGGACCCGACGTCAGGGATGAGAACATCCAGGGGGTGAGAGCACACCCTCCAGGGGGCACTCAGAGTTCTGCCCTGTCATTCCTGGGCACTGTGccagccgggagcctgcctcGCACCTCCCAGGTGCCCACTGGCTGCGCCAGCTCACCTGCACCTTCGCCCTGAGTCCGGGGCGGCCGCCGGGGGCCTCGGAGCTCCTCGAGCCCCCGCACCCCTGCCTCGTCCTTCTTGGCTCTGCCACCCTCCTCCCGGTCCTCACTCCTGCgtgcctcctgctgctgctgctgctgctgctgctgctgcacgGCCACCGAGGCCCGAATGGCCGCTGCCACTTCCCGGTCCTCTTCTTCCCTGGGAGGGGGAGGCCTTCAGGCTGGGCAAGGCCTGGGACCACGGTGCTGTGCAGGAtgaggagctggggagaggcctcccccgcccaccccgaCCCAAGCCTATCCTCCAGCGGAGTCCTGGGGCCAGCGAACCCTGCGCCAGCCAGCCCTCACTGCCAGCAGAGGGCGATGCAAATGCAGCAGGACTCCTGAGCCAGCTGGTCTCTGGCTGGGGCTCCCCAGCAGCACACAGGCCCAGTGCTGTGGGGTCCAAGATGCCTCTATCCTGTGGGACACTGGGGACAGTGCCTGGCCTGGGCACGTGCCTGCAGCGTGAGCATCTCATGGCCTGCCTACACTGAACCCCGTCAGGGACACAGGCCCCTCTGGTGCATCCCCACCTGCAGGGTCCTGGCGTCTCTGGCTAGaaccagagaaaagagaaggggatgTCTGCTCACTCAGGACACTAAGCAGACCCCACCACCAAGCCAAGGACACCAGACACCAGTAGGCCAAAGTCCCCCGATCCCCGTGCGGGGTGCCAACCCAGCTGCGGGCCGCGGCCACCGCCTCAGGAGTGGCACCAGGAGAATGTCAGCAGCGCGCAAATCCTCCCACCTCTTGTACCTCCAGCTTCCTCGACGGTTCTGCTGGGCTCCACGACCACTGGCCCGGCCAGCACGGCCTTGGCGGTTGTACCTGTCCACCTCCTCGTAGTCCTCACCCCCGACGACCCCTGTAGCCGGCACAGAGGCCGTCACGGGCCTGGGCCAGACTGAGGCTTGTGCTCCGCCTTGCCCAGCAGAGACCAACTCACTCCCCCAGCACAGGAGCCCCAAGGACCCACTCAGACCCCTCTGGGGTCCACACCAGCCCCAAGGGGAGAAGGGCCTGCCACGGCCCCAGGCACTCCACAGGGCTCCGGCCCAGGAGCCAACCCCAACCCCCCGACCTGTCGATGGAGACACCAGGAGTTCCCTGGGGTGACCGCGGGCTCAGGTGTGTCCCCTGTCCCACCGACACACGACGGGTCAGACCGGGACCTAGGTGTGGGCTTTCCAGACCGCGGCGCGCGCGGCTGCAGCCCGAGGGAACCCCGCTCACTCACCCTCGTTGCGGCGCGAGTGCCGGGGCGCGTAGCTGAACTGCAGGTCGATCTGCCGGTTCTGGCGGGCCTCGGCGCGGCTCCGGCTGTGGCAGGCGGTCCTGTGGGCCTTCAGGTCGATCTCGGTGCGGAAGGCGTGCGTGAACTGCTCCGTGCTGCAGCGGCCCTCCTCGCACAGGAAGTGCTTCTCCCGGAAGTGCTCACGCAAGTAGGCGTAGTCGCTGGCGAGGCGGGGTGTCAGCGGGAGCCgcgggccccgcccccggcgtcggccccgcccctgcccgccgccccgccccgccccctagGGCGCCCAAGGCCCGCGCCCACCTGTAGTAGTCCTGGGCCCCATCCGCGTCACAGAAGTGGCAGAAGTAGTGATCGCGGCGCAGGTGTTTGAGCAGCTCGTCGTTGTCCAGGTAGCGCTCATCACAGAACTTGCAGAGCGGGTGTCCACGGTGTGACGTGTCGTCGGGGTCCCCCTGCATTCGGTGTCGCGCCAGGTCCTTGCGCGAGTACCACTTGCGCTCGTAGGTGAAGATCTGCAGGGGAGAGGGTGCTGGGCGCGGGTGGGCCCCTTCCCACgacccccagggcccagcccccacctgcctgcacctggctctccccgccccccgcaggcGCACCTTGAGGTGCTTGAGGCACAGCTTGCAGCAGAAGAGCTCGTGCTGCTTCCGCATGTGCTGCTCCAGGTCCCCGAAGAGGCCGAACGGCGGCAGCGCAGGGCACTGTGGACACTCATGCTGAAGCAGCTGCCTAGAGAGACACGGAAGGCCCCCGACCCCGTAGGCACTCAGGGTGGCTGTCTGGAGGGAGCCAGGACCAgcactcccctcaccccctcaccccccctaCCCGCGACGCCCCGAATCACTCTGCCCGCGGAGTCGGCTGCTCCTGGCCTGGATGGCTAAGCATCAGCAGGGCATGAAAACTGGGCCCACACCGGGGCCCACCCCCTCTCCTGGAAGGGGACGATCACTCCCAAGACAACTGTACCCCTTTACAGGGTTTTGCTGCCATGGGCTAAGAGCCCAATTCCCAGGAGCTCTAGTGGGCATGGCAGAGCCT
It encodes:
- the SYNGR3 gene encoding synaptogyrin-3, translated to MEGASFGAGRAGAALDPVSFARRPQTLLRVASWVFSIAVFGPIVNEGYVNTDSGPELRCVFNGNAGACRFGVALGLGAFLACAAFLLLDLRFQQISSVRDRRRAVLLDLGFSGLWSFLWFVGFCFLTNQWQRTPPGPGTLQAGDAARSAIAFSFFSILSWVALTVKALQRFRLGTDMSLFATEQLGAGAGQAYPGYPVGSGVEGTETYQSPPFTETLDTSPKGYQVPAY
- the ZNF598 gene encoding E3 ubiquitin-protein ligase ZNF598, yielding MAAAAAAAAGAEGRRAALEAAAVPERGGGSCVLCCGDLEATALGRCDHPVCYRCSTKMRVLCEQRYCAVCREELRQVVFGKKLPAFATISLHQLQHEKKYDIYFADGKVFALYRQLLQHECPQCPALPPFGLFGDLEQHMRKQHELFCCKLCLKHLKIFTYERKWYSRKDLARHRMQGDPDDTSHRGHPLCKFCDERYLDNDELLKHLRRDHYFCHFCDADGAQDYYSDYAYLREHFREKHFLCEEGRCSTEQFTHAFRTEIDLKAHRTACHSRSRAEARQNRQIDLQFSYAPRHSRRNEGVVGGEDYEEVDRYNRQGRAGRASGRGAQQNRRGSWRYKREEEDREVAAAIRASVAVQQQQQQQQQQEARRSEDREEGGRAKKDEAGVRGLEELRGPRRPPRTQGEGAGLKEASPNGPVSPEGTPATGPAPGAVLPSTLPPPTSKLKDEDFPSLCASTSSSSSSAVAAPGPVGLGLTYPVPARGRSTFQEDDFPALVSSASRPSTAPTSLISAWNGSGSKKVAHPTTGAPAAGGSSQPARKAGKGGKGSKKAGPLPSEEEGEDGRTGLAAQEPRSAPAAVAASSLPAPASTRTLTKVGKKQQLGSEKPGAASPPPLPPDKDGLPGAEQTPTMSAGRAEGPVALIVNGHTEGPALARSAPKEPPGLPRPLGPLPCPTPQEDFPALGVPCPPRMPPPPGFNAVVLLKGTPPPPPPGLVPAISKPPPGFSGLLPGSHPACVPSTVTTTKAPRLTAAPQAYLVPENFRERNLQLIQSIRDFLQSDEARFGKFKSHSGEFRQGVISAAQYYKSCRDLLGENFQKIFNELLVLLPDTAKQQELLSAHTHFRGREGPPGAKAKKNKKSAWQGSARPAGLDCCVCPTCQQVLAHGDVSSHQALHAAQDRDFPSLQAIARILT